One genomic region from Macellibacteroides fermentans encodes:
- a CDS encoding GH92 family glycosyl hydrolase: MNSNFVKKGWNLLLATILLTGCQTNGIGNYSEELSKEPVDFVNPYMGNISHLLVPTYPTVHLPNSMLRVYPERGDFTGDRLYGLPLIVTSHRGNSAFNLSPFQGNPEEMKQVISYSYDQEKIDPYRYRVFLDEVNMDVDFAPSFQSALYSITFGNKAPNYLIFNTRNGELIAEGNSVSGFQYVDQKTRIYIYAETNRFPEKTGTLIADSLTFGQTKAVGRNAALVLAYGEKEQNIGLRYGISFISTEQAKKNLQREITAYDVDVVAKAGRNEWNKSLSKIKVSGGTDDEKTIFYTSLYRTYERMICISEDGKYYSATDGQIHEDGGMPFYTDDWIWDTYRATHPLRVLIEPQKELAMVSSYIRMAQQSPEGWMPTFPEVTGDSHRMNGNHAVAVIWDAYCKGLTGFDLLAAYEACKSAIMEETLAPWVRAKASELDDFYKKEGYFPALHPGEPETSKSVHPFENRQVIAVTLGASYDDWCLSQIAKALGKTDDYNYFLKRSYNYRNVFNKETSFFHPKDKNGKFIMPFDYVFSGGQGARAYYGENNAWVYRWDVQHNVGDLVTLMGGQENFVQNLDQMFNEPLGKSKFEFYRVLPDHTGNVGQFSMANEPSLHIPYLYNYAGQPWKTQKRIRKLIQEWFRNDLMGVPGDEDGGGMSAFVAFSQMGFYPVTPGSPTYNIGSPVFTNVILDLGNGHTFEIKAENCSDDNKYIQSAMLNGKPLNQPWFNHKDIANGGVLELKMGDKANKEWGAKLPPPSAEKIN; encoded by the coding sequence ATGAATAGTAATTTCGTAAAAAAAGGTTGGAATTTGCTGCTGGCAACGATACTGCTAACGGGATGTCAGACTAACGGAATTGGTAATTACTCGGAAGAGTTATCCAAAGAGCCGGTCGACTTTGTAAATCCCTATATGGGAAATATAAGTCACCTGCTGGTGCCTACCTATCCAACGGTACATTTACCTAACAGTATGTTGCGTGTGTACCCGGAACGGGGTGATTTTACAGGCGACCGTTTATATGGCTTACCTCTTATCGTTACCAGTCACCGGGGTAATTCTGCATTTAACCTGAGTCCTTTTCAAGGGAATCCGGAAGAAATGAAACAGGTTATCAGCTATAGTTACGATCAGGAAAAGATTGATCCTTATCGTTATCGTGTATTCTTGGATGAAGTGAACATGGATGTGGATTTTGCCCCGTCATTTCAATCTGCCTTGTATTCAATCACTTTTGGAAACAAAGCTCCAAATTACCTTATCTTCAATACGCGTAATGGAGAGTTGATTGCTGAGGGTAATAGTGTGAGTGGTTTTCAATACGTAGATCAGAAGACGAGGATTTACATATATGCTGAAACAAACCGTTTCCCGGAAAAGACAGGTACGCTTATAGCTGATAGTTTAACGTTCGGTCAGACAAAGGCCGTTGGACGCAATGCTGCTTTAGTATTGGCTTACGGTGAAAAAGAGCAAAATATAGGTCTTCGATATGGTATTTCATTTATAAGTACTGAGCAGGCTAAAAAGAACCTTCAAAGAGAAATTACTGCTTACGATGTAGATGTGGTAGCTAAAGCTGGTCGCAATGAATGGAACAAATCATTGAGCAAGATCAAAGTGTCCGGTGGAACAGACGATGAAAAAACGATTTTTTATACGTCTTTGTACCGTACCTATGAACGAATGATTTGCATTTCAGAAGATGGAAAGTATTACAGTGCTACAGATGGTCAGATTCATGAGGATGGAGGGATGCCTTTCTATACTGATGATTGGATTTGGGATACATACCGGGCCACACATCCATTACGTGTGCTGATTGAACCCCAGAAAGAACTGGCCATGGTGTCCTCTTATATACGGATGGCACAGCAGTCTCCCGAAGGATGGATGCCTACTTTTCCTGAAGTAACCGGCGATAGTCACCGTATGAATGGAAACCATGCGGTTGCCGTAATTTGGGATGCATATTGTAAAGGTCTGACCGGTTTTGATTTATTAGCTGCTTATGAGGCATGCAAGAGCGCTATAATGGAGGAGACACTTGCTCCATGGGTTCGTGCTAAAGCGAGTGAATTGGATGATTTCTATAAAAAGGAGGGATATTTTCCTGCTTTGCATCCGGGTGAGCCTGAGACTAGCAAATCTGTACATCCTTTTGAAAATCGCCAGGTTATTGCTGTTACCCTGGGTGCAAGCTACGACGACTGGTGTCTGTCACAAATTGCCAAAGCATTAGGAAAGACGGACGATTACAATTATTTTCTGAAAAGATCCTATAACTATCGGAATGTGTTTAATAAAGAAACATCCTTTTTCCATCCTAAAGATAAAAATGGGAAGTTTATTATGCCTTTCGATTATGTATTTTCGGGCGGTCAGGGTGCACGCGCGTATTATGGCGAAAATAATGCATGGGTATATCGTTGGGATGTACAGCATAATGTTGGCGACTTGGTAACTTTGATGGGGGGACAAGAGAATTTCGTTCAGAATCTGGATCAGATGTTTAATGAACCTCTTGGCAAAAGTAAATTTGAGTTTTACCGTGTTTTGCCTGATCATACCGGAAATGTAGGTCAATTCTCTATGGCTAATGAACCTAGTCTTCATATTCCTTATCTGTATAACTATGCCGGACAGCCTTGGAAAACTCAAAAGCGAATCCGTAAATTGATTCAGGAATGGTTCCGGAACGACCTGATGGGAGTGCCAGGAGATGAAGATGGTGGTGGTATGTCGGCATTTGTAGCCTTTTCGCAGATGGGATTCTATCCAGTTACCCCGGGTTCTCCTACCTATAATATTGGAAGTCCGGTTTTCACGAATGTAATTTTGGATTTAGGTAATGGGCATACTTTCGAGATAAAGGCGGAAAATTGTTCGGATGATAATAAGTATATTCAGTCGGCCATGCTGAATGGGAAACCATTAAATCAACCTTGGTTCAATCATAAAGATATTGCCAATGGTGGTGTATTGGAATTAAAAATGGGAGATAAAGCAAATAAAGAATGGGGTGCTAAATTACCACCTCCTTCTGCCGAAAAGATAAACTAA